The DNA segment CGTCAATCTCGTGACGCTGACCCGAACCGACCACCACCCGACACCAACTGTTGCTGATAAGCTTGGGCTGTTCCCCGCTGCAGTCCAACCAGTAGGCAAAGCCGCCGCACATACCGGGCACCGGAAACCAGGTCGGCTGCTTTTCAGAGCGAGAGGTCGTGGCGTCAATGCGCGGGAGTTGAAGCTCAGGCAGTTCGCGGAGAAGATCACCCGCCCGCTCACGAATAACCTTGTGAAAGTGACGTTCCAAGGCACTCAGTATTTCCGCCGGGATTGGTTTCATGCTTCAGGATAGGTTGATTGCAAATTCATCAGGGCAAAACCAGGATGTGAACTGTCGTCACACGGGTTGTCGGCATATCCGGAGTAGGAAAACTTCCATTTTAATCACGGACTCCCGATCAATCCCAAACTGTTCATGCATGGTGTGGGCAAAAAGATGAGGAGGAATGGCTACGTGCCGATAGCCCATGGTCTTCATTCCCAGGATGGCATAATAAATACCGGGTAGCACATCTGCTTGCCTCGCCAAAGTCCTGTTCCGCTCATAAATAATGTTCGACTTGTGCATCTTCGGAGCATGCCAAGCAATGACGGAATTACCATGATTCTCCAAAATATAAGGAATCGGATCCTGTAGAATTGCGTCAAACTCAAGCGGCTCACCCTTGTTGCGGTAGAACTTGAGGACCGCATCAAACCGCTCCGAGTCTTGGATCGGCTCTCCGTAGCCGACGATCTCTTTCAATAATTTGATTCCCGCTCTAATTTTCACATCTGACCCAGAGGTTGGTCCCAATAGTAGATCATTCAGCGCCTAAAGGAGCTGGTGAAATCGCTGGCTTCGGTCGGCACGACTGTTTTTTCCAATTTTGAGTCGGCAATGAGTTGTTGCAGTTCAACTTCCCAGGCCACGCCGTTCATCGGCAGCGTCAAAGCCTCGCGTCGCAGCGAGGAATAAACCATGGCGTTGGCCAGTTCCACCGAGGCCAACCCCTCGGCGCCGGGCGCGATCAAAGGTTCGCCGTGGCGGATGGCGTTAACGAAATTTTGCATCAACGTCGCGTGCGGCGTGGCCGCATTATCGAAGGGGATTTCGGTGGTGCTCGTCTCGGGTTTGCTGAAGCCAGTGGTGGCGGTGCGACTGAATTCCAGCATGTCCACCGCGTTACGCAGGAAGCGCAGGCGGTCCGGCTCCAAAATGATCGTGCCGCGGGAGCCGACGATTTCAAAGCGGTTGGTGCCGGGCACTTCGCCGGTGGAACTGACAAAAACACCGGTGGCGCGATTGGGCCATTCAAGGTAGGCGGTGACGTGATCTTCCACTTCGATGTGATGGAACCGGCCCAACTGGCAGAAGCCTTGGACGCGTGCCGGTTGCCCCAACAACCATTGGAGAACATCAAGATTGTGGAGACACTGGTTCAGCAGCACGCCGCCGCCTTCGCCTTTCCAGGTGGCGCGCCAGGCGCTGCTGGCGTAGTAGGCGTCACTGCGAAACCAATCGGTGTTCACCCAGTTGACACGGACGATCTCGCCCAACTCGCCCTGTTGCAGCAAGGCGCGAATTTTCTCGTAGCGCGGTTCGAGGCGGAGTTGGAACATGCCGGCGAATTGCAATCCGGGATGCTCTTGATGCGCGGCGATCAGCCGTTCGCCATCGGCTTTGTGCGCGGCAATCGGTTTTTCCACCATGACGTGTAAACCAGCGGCGAACGCCGCGATCCCCAAGGTGACATGCTGATAATGCGGCGTGGCAATAATCACCGCATCCACCGCTCCGGATTGGATGAGCGCTTCGGCGTTTTCAAAGACTTTCACGCCTTTAGCCGCGTAATCGGCGAGCTTGTGCGGCGAAGTACTGCAAACCGCCGTCAACTCGCACTCAGACACCTGTCCCGCCAACAAATAACCGGCGTGATGTTTTCCGATGTTCCCCATGCCGATGATGCCAACGCGAACGGATGTCATGACCGCAGGTTAGCGGGAGCCTGGATGAGGTTGAAGCATTTTCCCCAGTGAACGGTCTGATCGGCAGCAACACCGCGTCGCAATTGGTCCTGCATCGGTAGGCGCTGAAGCGCAGTTTTTGATGCAAAATTGCCTAAAAATGTGGTAGAAGTGAATGAAGCTTGGGGGCATTGGTAAAGGAGGGGCATTGGTTTTGCTCTTTTGCAACAGGCAACCGGACAATGAATGACTAATTAAATTGACGTATGGCGCAGGATCATCGCTTACAACCGCAACGGTTCGAACTGAAATACCTGATCAAGGAGCAGATCGTAACCGCGTTGCGTGATTTCGTGAGCGGCTACCTGGAGCTGGACGATTTTTCAATCGGCAAGCCCAATAATTCCTACGAAATTCATAGCGTCTATCTTGATTCGTCCGGCCTGGATACGCACCACGCCACGGTCAATGGCGATAAAAATCGCTACAAATTGCGGTTGCGATATTACGACGGCAAATCGGATTCACCCGTGTTTTGCGAAATCAAACAGCGCATTGACAATTCCATCCTGAAAAAGCGCGCGCCCGTTCCGCGCGACATTATTCCGATGGTGATGGTGGGACAACTGCCCGCCCCGGATCAGCTATACTCCACCGAACCACGGCACTACGTTTCGCTCCAACGGTTCGTCGAGTTGGCGCAACGCCTCAACGCGCGGCCGCGGCTTCACAATCATTATTGGCGCGAAGCGTGGGTCAGCTCGCACGACAATTCCATTCGCGTGACGCTGGATCGCAACATCGAGGTGGAACCCTATTTCGGAAACGAAGCGGTCACGGAGATGATACGCCCCATCCGGATTTATCGGGAATTTGTCGTTTTAGAATTAAAATTTACAGGGCGCTACCCGAATTGGTTTAATGCGCTGGTCAGCCGGTTCAACCTGATGCGTGGAGCGGCCATGAAATACAGTGGCGGCGTGGCGACCGTCGGCGAGCAGTTTTTCCAGCAACACGATCCGGAATGGGACGTGCAGGCAGCCTTCAGAGCAAATTGAACGTGGAACAGGATCTTAAGCAATGAATGATTGGTTTTTAAGGGGCGACTACGGAGCGGTACCAACGGATTACAGCGTATTGTTGCTGGCATTATTGCTGGCGTTTGTGTGCGGACACGCCGTGGCGTGGGCTTACATGTTTACTCACACGGGACTCTCCTATTCGCGCTCCTACGTCAACTCGCTTACGGTCCTGCCGGTATTGGTGGCGCTGGTGATGATGGTGCTGTCCAACAACCTGGTGGTGGCGTTTGGGTTGATGGCGATTTTTGCAATGGTTCGATTTCGCAGCGTGCTGCGGGACACGCTGGATACGACCTACGTGCTGGCAACCATTGTCATCGGGCTGGCGTGCGGCACGGCGAAGTTCACCACGGCCATCATTGGCTGCCTCACAATCCTGGCCATCATGTTGTATTTCTGGGTGACCGGATTCGGCACGCGCCATCGCTACGACCTGATCCTGAACCTGCATTGGAATCGTCCGGCGGCGGAACTGCCGGAGTTGCTGCAACTGCTGCGCCGCCACGCCCGCTCGGTGCTTTGCGCCAGTCAACGCTCGAGCGAGGACTTGCAAGGCGTGGATCTATCCTACCGGTTATTACTGCGAAATCCGGCGCGTAGCCACGAATTGATGGCGGAACTGAAAACCTTCGCCGGTGTCACCCGCACGTCCAGCCTGACCGCCGAAGACGAATCGGAACTATGAGTCGTTTCCGTTCGCCGCAGGTCAAAAGTCCGTTCCGCCAACGGTGCCGCCATTTTTGTACGGCGGTGTTTCCGTCCGTTGTTTTCGGCACCGCAATCCTCAGTGTTGCTTTCCTCTGGTCAGAACAGCAGCACCTCACGGATTTATCTCCGCCGCCGCCCCGTGGCTTCAACGCGGCGCACCCAGCCGAAACACAGTTGACGTCGCCTGACTGGAGCAACACCTCCACGCGAATCGTCAACGGCCGGCTCGCGCCGGAAAATCGCCCGCCGCATTTCGGCGCGTCAAAAATGTCCGAACTCAAACTGCAAACCGCGCACGACTGAGTCGTCGCGATTGGAGCGGCCACCAGACAAAAAAGACCCGCGAAACAAAATTTCGCGGGTCGAATCGTCAGGAAGTGCGAGATCGCTGGTTTGGTTTCTGCACTTCACTCACTGACGACAATCTTTCGCGGCTTGACCGCTTCCGATTTTGGCAGGCTCAAAAAGAGCACGCCTTGATGCATTCGCGCGGTGATGCGATTCGGATCCACGACCGGATCCAGTTCAAATACGCGCCGATAACCCAAGCCCTGACGTTGACGATACAACGCAGTGCCAGGAACCACGGCGTCGGTCTGGTGGCCAATCAGGGTAATCTCATTATTCGCCAGCGTGATTTCGAGACCGTCCTTGCTTACACCCGGCATGTCCGCTTCGATGACGTAGCCTTCTTTATTTTCGTAAACGTTCACGTCCGGCATCACGTATCGAATCGTCTCAGCAGGAGCCGGAGCGGGCGGCGCGGAATCTTTCTTAAACAGCGCTTTCATAATTTATTTCGTACTTTGTTAAAGATTGAGTTCCGGCGAAGCGTTGGCGATCCGCCGGAACCGTGGTTCAGTTAGTTGACCGCGACGTCAATTTGCTTCGGTTTGGCTTCCTCGGTTTTCGGCAGCGTGATGGTCAAAACTCCATCTTTGTAAGCCGCCTTTACCTTATCCGCGGCCACCGATGCCGGCAGCGTTACGGTGCGTTGAAACCGGCCAACAAAGCGTTCCGCCCGGAACACTTCGGTGTCTTCCTTTTCGGTTTCGCTTTTACGCTCGCCGGAAATGCTGAGCACACCTTCATGCAGGGACACTTCGATGTCCTCTTTCTTCATACCGGGCAATTCAGCCTTGACCGTGTAGTTATCCTTATCCTCATAGACATCCAATGCCGGCGTCCAACCTGCCAGTAAATCGGAAGTCTTGGTCAGTTCACTCAACGGGGAATCGAACAGACGATCAATCTCGTCGCGCAGGTCTGACAGCCTTCCGAAACCCGACCAGTTTGCCAGTGTTGGTCTTTGCCATTTTACGATGTTCATAATGTTCTCCTCTCTATTTCTTGGTTAAGTTTTCGCTCTCTCAACAAAAATAATTTAGCTTTTCCAATACCAATTTAAAAATCTGCGAAATCTTCAATAAATAAGGTGTTTTCTTGAAATACACACTTTCGAAATGTGTCATTTAGACATTTTATTTGAGCCAATCAAATTTCGAGTGTGTCAATTTTGCGCTAACCGAGACCTAATGGATACCGCCACAATTTTTCGGTTTTATCGAATCACGGAGATTCCGGAAGGTCGTTGAATTGGACAAAAAGAAAGCCCCGAATCAGAGCGATTCGGGGCGCAAGAAAGCAGTTTGTGATTAGTCAAAAGCGTGGCCGGCGCAGCAAAGAACATCGGTCACTTTGTGACGCACCAGATCTTTGACCAACTTCCGAGCTGGCCCCAAGTATTTGCGCGGATCAAACTCCTTCGGATTTTCCGCAAAGGCTTTCCGAATTGCTGCGGTCATCGCCATGCGCAAGTCCGTATCAATATTCACCTTGGTGCAACCCACGCGCCGCGCAATTTCAATGTCTTCCTCGGGAACGCCTTTCGTATCGGGCATGTTGCCGCCGTACTTGTTGATGTCGTCCGCCAGGTATTGCGGAACGCTGGAGGCTCCATGCAGCACCAGTGGATAATCACCCAAGCCGGCTTCGGAGAGCGCTTTTTTGATCAGCTTGAGCCGTTCGAGGTCCAGGTGTTGTTCGCCTTTGAATTTGTAGGCGCCGTGGCTGTTGCCAATCGCGACCGCCAGAGAATCGCAACCGGTCGCGCGCACAAATTTAACCGCTTCCTCGGGGTTGGTGTAGTGTCCGCTGGACGAATGAGCGCCGCCTTCCTCGCCGTCGTCAAACTGCGCGCCGACCAGGTGGCCCAGCTCGGATTCCACCGAACAATTATGTTTGTGAGCGTATTCCACCACTTTACGGGTGATCTCGACATTCTTCTCGAATGGCTCGTGCGAAGCGTCAATCATCACGCTGGTGAAGCCTTCGTCAATGCACTCTTTGCACAACTCGAAGGTGTCCCCATGGTCGAGATGCACCGCGATCGGAATGTTGCTCAGACTCACCGCGGCTTCGATGAGCTTCTTGAGATAAACGGGGTTCGCATACTGCCGCGCACCCCGGGAAATTTGCAAGATCAGCGGGGCCTTCTCCTCCTCGCAAGCCTCCACGATCCCTTGGATCAATTCCATGTTGTTGACGTTAAAAGCGCCGATGGCGTATTTGCCTTGGAGGGCTTTCGCGAACAGGTCTTTGGTATGTGTCAGTGGCATAATGTATCAAGATATGTCTGCGCCCGGGACTGCCTCCCAAGCGTCCGCAATTCTAGCGAACCCGCAGAACGATGAAAGCAAATTTCATCCGTTCAACCGAGCGGGAGTGGCTTGAAATTCACTGCGTCGAACGACAAATTTAGCGATAAAAATGGAGCAACAACGGCCAAATGAATTTCCAGATCAGCCAGGCTGAGCCACCACCGAGCACCACCGCCGCCAGCAGCAAACGGCGCCGCACCTTGGCTCGATCTGGCTCCTCCCAATACCAGGCAACCCAGACACTTAGCTCGTAAAGGCCGTACAGCGGCACCGCCATCATTACCTGCGTGAGCACTTCGGGAGTGGTCAGTAGCCCACCCAAAATCAGCACGATCACAATCATGTAGCGCCACAGGCCGCGCAGCGTGCGATAACTCAGCACTTCAATCTTCACCAGGACCAGCAGCACGACCGGCAATTCAAATCCCAACCCCATGCCCAGCATGAATTTGCAGACGAAACTGATGTAATCTTCCGCGCGCCATTGCAGCGCGCCAAACCCCAGCCAGTGGGAATACAGTTGCGAGGCGCCCAACGCTACTGGCATCAACAGGAAATAGCAGAACGCCACTCCGGCCATAAACAGGCCGCCGCCAAAATACAAACCGCGGCGAACGTATTTTTGCTCGAGAATCCGGAGCGCCGGAAACACAAAAGCCAGTATGAAATATAAAATGAAGGGCGCGGCTAAAACTGCGCCGCCATAAAGCGCCACCTGAAAGGCGACGATGAATCCTCCCGCGGGACTGAGATTTATCAGCTCCACTTCCAGCTTTTGCGCCGCGGCGGCCAGCGTGGAGTCCGGGTTGACCTGCCAGCCCAAAACTCGATTGGTGCCAAGAATTTGCGGGAACACTTCCAGCGCAACAAACCGGTTGGTGCCCAAGTCCAGATTTTTTTGCTGCGCGTCCGTGAGTGTGAACGTCCCCAACTTGTTGGTGCCGTAAGTAACGGTGACAACTTGATTCGTGCCGGGATAGTGAACTTTGGCGTGCTCCAGCGGCCATTTAAGAATATGAACGACACGGTCACCCGCGATGAGGCAAAGCAACATCGCGACGCCCAACGCGACCAGACTTTTGATCAGGACCCAACGAAGGTCTTCGAGGTGTTCGAGAAATGATTTTACCGGCCCGCCTTCAACTTCGGGCTCGGGGTGTGCCGACTCGGAATCATCCGCCATGCGCCGGGGCGTTCCAATTACGCCTGCGGCGTATCAGAAGAAGCTGGAGTCTCGGTTTGCGCGGCGGCCCCCGACGGCGGCAACTTACGCGGTGCGGGGGGAGGTTCTTGCGCCGCGTTCTGAATTTCTTCGGTGACTTCGCGGGTGGCTTTTTTGAATTCCCGGATGCCCGTGCCCAAGCCTTTAGCCAGATCTGGCAATCGTTTCGCACCAAACAACAACAACGCGATGGCGAGAATCAAAACGATTTCCCAACCGCCGAGCATTGCTGCAAACATGTTATTCATAAAATCACCTGTCGCGAAAACTTAGGCCGGAAAGCTTGGCGAGTAAAGCGCCAAAACTTCCCGGCCCCAGCTGACAACAAAAATCCGCTTATCGCGCGTGTAGCACCACGAACTCGCCGCGACGATTCTTCGCCCAGGCCGCTTCGTTTTGCCCCAAGTCCACGGGCCGGCGTTTACCCCAGCTTTGGGTGATGATGCGGTCTGCGGCGACGCCTTGAGAAATGAGCGCTTCACGCAAGGCGGAGGCGCGGCGCTCGCCCAACGCATCGTTGTAACCATCCGTCCCGCGCTCGTCGCAATGACCTTCAATCAATAAACCGACGGCGGAGTTGTTCCGCATGTAATCCGCCACCGCATCCACATTGCCGCGCTCGTCGCTGCGCACCACCGAGCTGTCAAAACCGAAGTGAACCGTATGGATGGCCAAGGCGGCGCGATCTTGCGTGCTGTTGTCGAGATCGAATTTCCCCGATTGCGCGTGCGCCCCGGTAGTGGGGTCCCATTCTGAACTGTTAATCCCAGAAGTCGTGTCACCGGAATTGAACGGCGGCAATTCATTATTGATTTCGCCGGGACGGATCCGCGTCTCGGACTTATTGATTGGCGTGGGCCCGATGACGCGCTTTTGGCAGCCGGTGCCGAAGAGAGTGAGCGCCAGCACCGCGGCCAGCAGAGAAGTTAATTTGACAGCTTTCATGTTCGTTAAGATTTGGAGACAGGTTGTTGTTATTTAGCCCAACTGGGTTGGGAGCTACTACCCGAAATTCGAGTGATAGTTTTGGTTTGTTTTGTCGGCACGTCAAGCAAAGAGAGTTGGTTGCCATTGCGACCACTGCGGCGGGTATAAACCACCGTGCGCGAGTTCGGCGCCCACGACGGGTCCTCGCCTTCCACCAGCACGGTCGCCGAGCCGCCTGCGGACGAAACAATACAGATATCAAAGCCGCCTCGGCGCTGTTGCGTAAAAATGATCCACTTGCCATCCGGCGACCAGTCCGGCTCGGTGGGGTTTAGAATCCCGCTGGTGGAGATGCGTTGCGGTTTGCCCCCGGTAGGAGAAACCTTGTAGAGGGCGCGAACCTCATTGATTTTGCCCGCGTAACAGATCCATTGCCCATCCGGCGACCAGCAAGGAGAGGATTCATCCTCGCGCGACTGGGTCAGGCGATTCAGAACATTGCCATCCAGATTGGCCACGTAAAGGTCCACCGTTCCGGATTTGCTAAGAATCATGGCAATGCGATTCCCATCCGGCGAAACCGCAGGACTGAAATTCGATCCCGGATAACTGGCAATCGCCTTTCGTTGTCGGGCCGCCAGATTCTGCAGGTAAATCCAAGCTCCCCCGCTTCGGTACGACGTGTAACACAAAGCCTGGTTTCCCGGCGCCCAGGCCGGCGAAATTGCGGTGGAATTATCCTGCGTCACCGGAGCGGCGTCGCTCCCGTCAAAGTTGGCGATATAAATTTCGCTGGTACTCCCTGACGAGCGCGAAAAAGCGATCTTGGTGTTGCCGATTCCCTTGCGCCCCAAAGCCGCCAGGAAATCGTCCACGAACTGATGCGCCTGGCGACGCAGATTGGCGCCGGAATAACTTTTATTGACCAGCACATTGTTGTTGATGCGATCTTGGGCGCGCCCCAGCAGATTATCGCCATTGCTGCCGCTCAACAGATACTGCGCGCTATCTGCGCTCGCCAAGCTGAAGCCTTGCACGATGAGATCGAATTGAATCACCTCCAACGCCTCACCGGTAAACCCCGAGAGATTCACCGGAATGGGGCTTTGGTTCAGGCCCGAAATTCCTGGGATCTCGATTCTATTAACTGCGGCCGATTGCGCAGGTAGCGATAAACTGCCTAACGCCAACCCGATAACGGTAAGTACAAGTCGGTAATTCATCCGAATCCAATTCTAGGTTTGAGATCAAAAACAATGTTAAATGTTCGGGTCGAATCCGTGGTGCCGGACGGAAAGGCAGGCACTTGGCGCACCGAATCCAAGACGCGTTGGGTCAGCCGGTTCAGTTCCGCATTGCCTGACGGTTTGAGGATGCGGGCGCTGCTGACCGTGCCATCCCGCAAAACAACGATGGAAGTCTCCACCTGCGCCTGCCCGTCCGCGATGTCGCCAGCGATTTGGAGTTCACGATCGTAAGCTGCTTTGTAGCGACGCTGGATTTCCTGCGCATAACTGGCATAAGCCGCACCACTCCCACCGCCTTGTCCGTCCGGCATACGCACGTCAGTGCCGGAAGAAAGTCCTTTTCCCAAACCACTCCGCGTGCTGCGCAACGCGGTTGCCAATGCCGAGTTACGCTGGGAATCAGCCGCGGCAGCGCCGTCATTGGCGGGCTTCTGATTCTTGGCGGCAGTTGAGCGATTTAACGGAACCTTGGTCTTGCTGACCTGGACCTGATGGGTTGGTTTCGATTTCGGCGACTTCTCCACCTCGCGATCGTTGAATTTTGTTTCGACCGGTTTGACGACTTTTGGTGCTGGCTTGGGTTCAACCACCTTGGCGGGCGGTTGGGTTTCCACTGGTTGGGGCACCGGGTTCGGAGCCGGAGCTGGCGCGGGCTGGGACGGTTCGGGTGGTGATTGAATGGGGGCGGGACCACCCGGCGCGGCGCCGCCGGGATTGGATAATTGTTCGTCAATCAAAAAGGCGGGTTCAAAAGTGATTTCCGGCAGGTTTAGCGGCTCCTGCTTTTTAACCAAAAAGGCCGGCCCCACCAGCAGCGTCAGCAGCAGCAGCACGTGCAAGGTCGTCGAACCGACCAGACATTTTTTTTGCAACTGACTCATCGCCTCGCGGGGGGTTGCGGGGGTTGCGTGCGGATGGAAAATCGGGAAATACCCACGCCCGTGCAGGCATCGGTCAACGCCACAAAATCCCTCATCCGGCTGTTTTCATCCGGGCGCACGTAGATGATTAAATTGGGGTTCGAGCGAAACTCCTGCGCCAAGGTGGAAACAATTTGCCCCAGTGGTTGGGGGCGTTTCTCCAACGCATACTGGCCGGCGTCGTTGATTTCCACCACGCGCACGTTGTTGCGATCCGGCGGTCGGTCCACCGCGTTGCGGCTGGTCGGTAGATCGAGGTCCATGCCCTTTTCCAGCAAGGGTGTGGTGATGACGAAGATGATCAACAACACAAAAGCCAGGTCCAGCAACGGCGTGATGTTAATCTCGCTGAGCGTTACCAAATGACTGTGTTGGGAGAATCGTCTCATCTTAATCCTGAACCCAAAATCTCATTGAACAATTCGCGTAATCCTTTGACTCAATTCACCGACCGACCTTTGCCGGTTTTGTGCGCGCAACGACCAGACCCCGGCACCGCACGATTTATTCGACCCGATCTCATTCATCTTGCAAATACTCGGTTTCCATTTTGGAGACCAATTCCTGCGCAAAATTATCCAGCTCCACCGTCCGTACCCGGAGGTTGTGAACCAACCAGTTGTAGCCGAACATGGAGGGGATGGCCACCAGCAGTCCCGCCACCGTGGTCACCAAGGCCGCCGCCACACCGGGCGCCATGGCGGACATGGAGGCGCTCCCCGCGCGCGCAATGCCGGCAAACGTATCCATCACTCCCCAAACTGTTCCCAACAATCCCAGGAACGGCGCGCCGCTCACCGCGATCGCGAGCAAAATCAATCCCGATTCGAGCTTCAAGGACTCCTGCGCTACCGTGTTTTCGATGAGACGCTTGACGTGCTCCATGCTTTTCAGCGAAACAGCGGGCTTGCGCGCGGCATCCGAACTACCCTTCAACCGCGTGTCCAAAGCCATGCTACCAGCTTGATAGACGGCAAAGAGCGGACAACCCTCCGCCTGAATGCGACGATCAAACATTTCCAGCACCGATTTCTGCTGTTTGAATTCCGCCTGAAAATACAGGTTCAACTTGCGGGCCCGCCGCATTTGCACGGTTTTGACCGCCATCACGGTCCAGGCGGCAATGGAGAAAAAAATTAAAATGACGATGATGACCTGCGCCTCGGGCGTGGCCTGCTTCCAAATGCTGAATCCTCCGGGAGCGGTAGAGGCGCGGGCGTTCCCCACGGCAGCTAACAATATCGGTACAGTCATAAAAAGTCCGTGTGCTTTAACTCGTCGTGAGGAACCGACC comes from the Verrucomicrobiia bacterium genome and includes:
- a CDS encoding Gfo/Idh/MocA family oxidoreductase, which translates into the protein MTSVRVGIIGMGNIGKHHAGYLLAGQVSECELTAVCSTSPHKLADYAAKGVKVFENAEALIQSGAVDAVIIATPHYQHVTLGIAAFAAGLHVMVEKPIAAHKADGERLIAAHQEHPGLQFAGMFQLRLEPRYEKIRALLQQGELGEIVRVNWVNTDWFRSDAYYASSAWRATWKGEGGGVLLNQCLHNLDVLQWLLGQPARVQGFCQLGRFHHIEVEDHVTAYLEWPNRATGVFVSSTGEVPGTNRFEIVGSRGTIILEPDRLRFLRNAVDMLEFSRTATTGFSKPETSTTEIPFDNAATPHATLMQNFVNAIRHGEPLIAPGAEGLASVELANAMVYSSLRREALTLPMNGVAWEVELQQLIADSKLEKTVVPTEASDFTSSFRR
- a CDS encoding polyphosphate polymerase domain-containing protein; the encoded protein is MAQDHRLQPQRFELKYLIKEQIVTALRDFVSGYLELDDFSIGKPNNSYEIHSVYLDSSGLDTHHATVNGDKNRYKLRLRYYDGKSDSPVFCEIKQRIDNSILKKRAPVPRDIIPMVMVGQLPAPDQLYSTEPRHYVSLQRFVELAQRLNARPRLHNHYWREAWVSSHDNSIRVTLDRNIEVEPYFGNEAVTEMIRPIRIYREFVVLELKFTGRYPNWFNALVSRFNLMRGAAMKYSGGVATVGEQFFQQHDPEWDVQAAFRAN
- a CDS encoding DUF4956 domain-containing protein; protein product: MNDWFLRGDYGAVPTDYSVLLLALLLAFVCGHAVAWAYMFTHTGLSYSRSYVNSLTVLPVLVALVMMVLSNNLVVAFGLMAIFAMVRFRSVLRDTLDTTYVLATIVIGLACGTAKFTTAIIGCLTILAIMLYFWVTGFGTRHRYDLILNLHWNRPAAELPELLQLLRRHARSVLCASQRSSEDLQGVDLSYRLLLRNPARSHELMAELKTFAGVTRTSSLTAEDESEL
- a CDS encoding Hsp20/alpha crystallin family protein; the encoded protein is MKALFKKDSAPPAPAPAETIRYVMPDVNVYENKEGYVIEADMPGVSKDGLEITLANNEITLIGHQTDAVVPGTALYRQRQGLGYRRVFELDPVVDPNRITARMHQGVLFLSLPKSEAVKPRKIVVSE
- a CDS encoding Hsp20/alpha crystallin family protein; translated protein: MNIVKWQRPTLANWSGFGRLSDLRDEIDRLFDSPLSELTKTSDLLAGWTPALDVYEDKDNYTVKAELPGMKKEDIEVSLHEGVLSISGERKSETEKEDTEVFRAERFVGRFQRTVTLPASVAADKVKAAYKDGVLTITLPKTEEAKPKQIDVAVN
- a CDS encoding ketose-bisphosphate aldolase codes for the protein MPLTHTKDLFAKALQGKYAIGAFNVNNMELIQGIVEACEEEKAPLILQISRGARQYANPVYLKKLIEAAVSLSNIPIAVHLDHGDTFELCKECIDEGFTSVMIDASHEPFEKNVEITRKVVEYAHKHNCSVESELGHLVGAQFDDGEEGGAHSSSGHYTNPEEAVKFVRATGCDSLAVAIGNSHGAYKFKGEQHLDLERLKLIKKALSEAGLGDYPLVLHGASSVPQYLADDINKYGGNMPDTKGVPEEDIEIARRVGCTKVNIDTDLRMAMTAAIRKAFAENPKEFDPRKYLGPARKLVKDLVRHKVTDVLCCAGHAFD
- the tatC gene encoding twin-arginine translocase subunit TatC; the protein is MADDSESAHPEPEVEGGPVKSFLEHLEDLRWVLIKSLVALGVAMLLCLIAGDRVVHILKWPLEHAKVHYPGTNQVVTVTYGTNKLGTFTLTDAQQKNLDLGTNRFVALEVFPQILGTNRVLGWQVNPDSTLAAAAQKLEVELINLSPAGGFIVAFQVALYGGAVLAAPFILYFILAFVFPALRILEQKYVRRGLYFGGGLFMAGVAFCYFLLMPVALGASQLYSHWLGFGALQWRAEDYISFVCKFMLGMGLGFELPVVLLVLVKIEVLSYRTLRGLWRYMIVIVLILGGLLTTPEVLTQVMMAVPLYGLYELSVWVAWYWEEPDRAKVRRRLLLAAVVLGGGSAWLIWKFIWPLLLHFYR
- a CDS encoding twin-arginine translocase TatA/TatE family subunit, yielding MFAAMLGGWEIVLILAIALLLFGAKRLPDLAKGLGTGIREFKKATREVTEEIQNAAQEPPPAPRKLPPSGAAAQTETPASSDTPQA
- a CDS encoding OmpA family protein, which codes for MKAVKLTSLLAAVLALTLFGTGCQKRVIGPTPINKSETRIRPGEINNELPPFNSGDTTSGINSSEWDPTTGAHAQSGKFDLDNSTQDRAALAIHTVHFGFDSSVVRSDERGNVDAVADYMRNNSAVGLLIEGHCDERGTDGYNDALGERRASALREALISQGVAADRIITQSWGKRRPVDLGQNEAAWAKNRRGEFVVLHAR
- a CDS encoding TonB family protein; translation: MSQLQKKCLVGSTTLHVLLLLTLLVGPAFLVKKQEPLNLPEITFEPAFLIDEQLSNPGGAAPGGPAPIQSPPEPSQPAPAPAPNPVPQPVETQPPAKVVEPKPAPKVVKPVETKFNDREVEKSPKSKPTHQVQVSKTKVPLNRSTAAKNQKPANDGAAAADSQRNSALATALRSTRSGLGKGLSSGTDVRMPDGQGGGSGAAYASYAQEIQRRYKAAYDRELQIAGDIADGQAQVETSIVVLRDGTVSSARILKPSGNAELNRLTQRVLDSVRQVPAFPSGTTDSTRTFNIVFDLKPRIGFG
- a CDS encoding biopolymer transporter ExbD — encoded protein: MRRFSQHSHLVTLSEINITPLLDLAFVLLIIFVITTPLLEKGMDLDLPTSRNAVDRPPDRNNVRVVEINDAGQYALEKRPQPLGQIVSTLAQEFRSNPNLIIYVRPDENSRMRDFVALTDACTGVGISRFSIRTQPPQPPARR
- a CDS encoding MotA/TolQ/ExbB proton channel family protein, producing the protein MTVPILLAAVGNARASTAPGGFSIWKQATPEAQVIIVILIFFSIAAWTVMAVKTVQMRRARKLNLYFQAEFKQQKSVLEMFDRRIQAEGCPLFAVYQAGSMALDTRLKGSSDAARKPAVSLKSMEHVKRLIENTVAQESLKLESGLILLAIAVSGAPFLGLLGTVWGVMDTFAGIARAGSASMSAMAPGVAAALVTTVAGLLVAIPSMFGYNWLVHNLRVRTVELDNFAQELVSKMETEYLQDE